ACTATATACAATAGATGGACTTGGAATTCCTAGAATAAGACTACGCAAAGTTGCGGGGAATGCAGGTAGACATGGAGCTCATATTCTTACAAGTAAAGACTACTCTTTGTAAGGCGATATCAAGACTACCGCCCATACTATTCCACACCATTGTGTACGCGCACAAGAacataagcccatgggctttGAAATTGTGTGGGCATATGCCCACCATTGCTTTATGGGATCATAGATACATATTTTGAGTTGTTACAAAAGTAATGGCGAGATTAGTAAAACTGGAAAAGTACCACGTACCATAAAAGTACCTGTTACCATGATAAAATCTGGTACCAAGTTCCATAACAGTACCTGGAACTATAAAAGTTCTTGGTACCACAAAAGTATCACATGGGCTTTGAAATTGTGTGGACATGTGTTAGGGTGCCCACTATTGCTCTTTGGGATCGTATATACATATTTTGAgttgttacaaaaggaatgggATAACTAATGTACCCTAAAACTGGCAAGGTACCTGGTACCataaaagtacctggtaccATGATAAATCTGGTGCCAAGTTCCATGAAAGTACCTGGTACCATAATAGAACCTGGTACCATAATAGAACCTGGTACCATAATAGAACCTGGTACCATAAAAGTACCTGGTTCtataaaagtacctggtaccataaaagtacctggtacaATAAAAGTACCTGTTCCATCAAAGTACCTGTTCCATCAAAGTACCTGGTACCataaaagtacctggtaccataaaagtacctggtaccataaaagtacctggtaccgtaaaagtacctggtaccataaaagtacctggtaccgtaaaagtacctggtaccataaaagtacctggtaccataaaagtacctggtaccataaaagtacctggtaccATAAAAGTACCTGGTGCCataaaagtacctggtaccataaaagtacctggtaccATAAAAGTACCACATGGGCTTTGATATTGTATGGATATGGGTTAATGTGCCCACCATTGCTTTATGGAGTCGCATATAAATATTTCGAGAtcttacaaaaggaatgacgagATGACGAGTATACcctaaaaaatttggaaatgttaaaaaggcattgaaaacaattcacAAGAACCATAAGCATTTATAAGCAATCAATAGCAGCACTGGGCACAAGAAAAGAACTTCAAGATTAGGAAAAGTGGTTCTTAGTAAACGAACTATATTTTGGTTCTAATGAGCCATGAAGTTAGGACATATTTCTCGAATTGGCATTTTTTGGAAATTCCCAAATGAAGAAACTCAAACAGATAGTAAGAAAATGAAACATCTGAGTAGGTttattctaaagaaaaaaacatgATGCGTAAATCTGTTttgaattttgtgtttattaaaaatcgcaaaatgtttttgttgatcgttagaaaaattctatgaaattataAATGAAACCCCCTTTAATCATAATCGATAATGTTGTTTGAGacccagagagagagagaggcatCGTATAACTAAGATTGATAAGGCAATGGGTGAGTgtcatatattttcaaatttttcactcaatacagaaaatatttttaatatttcttagCTCAAGGGAGATAAGCTAGCGCTTTTGTTTAGTTTGAATCAGTTTCAAAAATCTTTTCTTCACGCATGGTGTGTCCCTtaagaatttcaatgaaaaatttggCAATTATTTGGAGATGGACCTGGTTCGTTCAGTGTTCTCTTATATTGACAGTGACCCTGGGGTCCCTGATTCACGTGCACAACGCCGATTTTGCCGCTGGCATAGAACAAAAAGATAATTTGCTTGAAGTCAAAGCCCAGCAGATGAAAAGCTATCTCAATGAATCGGTAGAGCCTTGCGATAATTTCTACGAATATGTCTGTGGCAACTACAACAGCTTCAGTGGCAATTATTCATCCTTGGCAATGCCCAATTTAAGGGAGTTGAGTACCATCTACAATACCCTGCTTATAGAGGAGCTGAAAACAGAGGATGCCAAACATGATAACGATGTGGATCGCATGGTTAAGACATTTTACAAGTCTTGTGTCAACTTGAATGCCACCTACAGTCAGTGTAATAGAACACgaagtgaaattttggaaaaatatggAAAGTTTCCCATGCAACTGGAGGAGGGAGAATGGCCGGAAGACCAGTATGAATGGTCGCAACATGTGGCCGAAATATTCTACAACACTGGTGTGAGACTGATTTTGGGTGTGGGTCCCATGCATGACTTCACCAATAATTCCCGCACCATTGTGGGAATCTATGAGCCTGAATTCGCAGACTCCTATATTGGTGTGTATGACCAAGAGGCATATGCGGCATATCGCGATGAATGGGAGCATGGTATTAGCCTGTATTTACAAAGTCTTTTGCATCTTAAGGATGGCTCAAAGGTCTTGGCCGAAGTCAAGGATATGATGAGTTTCGAAATAGCCCTGGGCAAGGGCAAGGTAAACAAAACTTTGGGTATGCAAAATAGTGATATATTTAATTTGACCTCCGTCAAGGAGCTACAACGGAAATATTCTCCCCAATTCGATGTGagaaagtttttgaaagtcgCCTTGGATTATGTGCCCCAGCAGGTGTATGTTAATCACAAATACCTGGAGCATGCCTTAGAAACCCTACGAAATACTCCCAAAAGGGTGGTGGCCAACTATGTGCTATTCTCGTATTTCTCCACACTGGAAATGCATTTGGTCTCTAAGCAGGAGGATTTTGAGTCCATATGCCTGCCCAAGACCCATGATAAGTTGTATAAACAATTGGACAATCTGTTCTATCGCAAGTTCATAACCCAGGACATGATTAAGGACATGGAGTTTCTTTGGCATCAACTAAGAGCTGCCTTTAAAGAGGATTTTCTCTCGGATCGCCTTAGCTGGCTGGAGGATGACACACGCTTGGCAGCCCTGGAAAAATTGCAGGCCATGAAATTCGAAATTCTCAGCCACGAGTCTGATACATTGACTCAAGACTATCAATACCTGAAGCTAAGCCCCAACAATTTCATGGAGAATATTTTGGCTTTGCAAGCCTGGACAGCTAATCTTACAAGGGCCTACATACATCGCACCCATCTgccagatgatgatgatggcaatgCTGTCTCCTATGTGCCCTCATACTCACCCAAAGAGAATGTGGTAAAGGTTCCGGTGTCCGTGCTTTATCAGCATCACAAATATGCCCCTGCCTACCCGAAGGCTGTGAATTTTGGCACTCTAGGCTCCTTTATAGGTCATGAAATGGTGCATGGCTTCGATGATGCCGGTCGCAAATTTGATGCCCTGGGTAACATACGCAACTGGTGGAGGCCCAAGTGTCTGGAAGAGTTTGAAAACAGAACCAAATGCTTCATGCAGCAGTATCACAATTTCACTTTGGACGATGGTGTACATCATTTGCCCGCCATTAAACTGCAAGCGGAAAATATTGCCGATAATGGTGGGGTGAGGGCCGCCTTCACGGCCTATATGAAATGGTATGAGCAGGAGTTGAGTTCAAATGCCCAGCTGGTGGAAAGCGAGCAATTGCCTGGTCTCAATTTCACCCATGCTCAATTATTCTTTGTAAGCTATGGCCAGATATGGTGTACGGATTATGTGCCACCTTATGAATTTCTCACGCAATCCTTGCACGCCCCTGCCAAGTTTAGAGTTCTTGGCTCATTATCGAATTTTGAGGAATTTGCCAAGGCATTCCAGTGTCCAGTAGGCAGTGCCATGAATCCCGTTGATAAATGTcagatttattaatttttattgttacCACACTTTTTAATAatgagaaataaatttttagtattttatttataagaaatatgatttttaatgTGCCAAGGGGTCGCTCAACCCCAAAAACTGCTGcagacagacatattggacgtaccaatgtaagactcaaatgaaaaaaacgcctgaaccgattttcttgaaatgttcacagatggtagagtttgggcacCAGGTGATACCAAATTACCCGGGTATAcccaaatttgttgatattcgaGGGGGGAGGGAGAGGGGGCGGGCGGCGTCCGCCatatttttcaaaaaccccagatctcgaagatgcgtgcaccgatttaagcgaaattttgtatgccaccttatggtaccgcaaaaacacgaaattggtaaacaattttggggtcaaataacctggggggacgccccatccaaaaACCCACCagaacggacatgtgtaccgattgggacaatatgggtatcaaatgaaaggtatttaagagtatagtacgaacttggcattaaaatgttaccctaagtgtcggcTGCCCCCCacgccccaaaacaccacccaacaggacactttaaccgctttgagcaatatggatatcaaatgaaaggtatttaaaagtagaatacaaatctgacgcaacaatttattttttggtgtctgagggcttccccaccccaaaaccccccagcaggataaatttaccgattggaacaatatagatatcaaatgaaggctatttaaaggtagagctgatataaaaatgttttcattactgatataaaaatttattcattggtgtcttaaaatgcttgacattgtggggctcaaattacttcagggtccgcctTTAAAATCCCTTCAAACAGGTTATGATTGCCTACTATTGTGATAAATAATAGGTAATTGatagaagaaaacgaatttgatatcaaattttgaggctaAATGTGTGGAGGTCGTGTCACTCCATAAACTcctcctaaaccaatggcaattggggttcaatgaaaggtatttgggaaaagggcaccaatataatattggcgcgaaatatctgaaaggtcgtaccagcacccccaaacaggacttatttcctgacttgaccgtatagggctcagataaaataagagagtgaaagaagacgcagcggagcgggccctgtccagctagtatgaCTTAAAAAttagtccaagtaattgatgctCGCTTATGGTGTAATTTAATtatggggacacaaataaatagTAAGCTGCCATACCCCTAAAATTGTCAAAAACAACCCTGTTGATAAATGCAAATGACCTGAATCGTAGTGGAAACGGGTTTTGGAGTTTATCTCAAATCCAGTGGATTTGGCCTATAGTATAAACATAGTTTAAATGATGACTCATATAGTCACAGACAATCATCACATTATGATCCTATCCAAGCGAGTAGcattaacatttaaattagcgccatctactggctgtcttcaattggatgtagttgtttaaattgaaaacagccagtagatggcgttaatttggagaagccaacatgaacagagagagggcagggGGGTCAAAATTAATCATACAGCATGTATCTATGTTATGACAACCTTTGAATAATGGAAAAAgtgtaggaatttcgttgcggttgtttgcggtattcttttttaactttcccacccaAGACGGTGTTTAAGGTAGTTTAAGTGCCAATCTTTGCCATAAGTTctgccgggcagaatcttatataccctccaccatggattgcatttgtcgagttctattcccggcatctctttttaggccaacaaaggttAAACGAAAATAACTGCTATGGTAttagagctatattaagttatgatctgattcggaccataatttaatTTAGTGTTTTCCAcaatagcagaagtcattgtgtaaaatttcagccatttcgaatatgaattgcgtcctttacggggctcaagaagtaaaatagagagataggtttatatgggagctgcatcaggttatataccgatttagaccctatatgacacgtatgttgaaagtcataggagaagcctttgtacaaaatttcagtcaaatcggataatacctacgccctctagaggctcaagaagtcatgatcccaaattggtttatattgcagctatatcaggttatgaaccgatttaaaccatatgtgacacagttcttgaaaatcacaacaaaacacattgtgaaaaatttcagccaaattggataagaattgtgctctctagtggctcaggaagtcgagatctctgataggtttatatgacagctatatcaggctatgaagcGATTTTAACTacatatggcacagttgttggaagttagaacaaaactcgtcatgcaaaatttcagcctaatcggataggactgcgccctctacaggctgaaaaagtcaagaccccagaacggtttatatgacagctatatcaacttaaaccatattcggcaaagttgttaaaagtcaaaacaaaacacctcatgcaaaatttcagccaaatcggataagatttgcgccctctagtggctctagaatcaacatcgaagatcggtttttatggcagctatatcgaaacatggattgatgtggtcataacagaacactatgtgcaaaattttagccaaatcggacaaaaatggcgggTCCCAGgtgctcaacaagtcaaatcgggagatcagtttatatgggagctatatgagatttctggccgatttaaaccgtacttagcaaagttgttggaaatcataacagaacactatctgcaaaatttcagccaaatcggatgaaaattgagccttccaggggctcaagatgtcaaatcggtagatcggtttataagggagctttatcaggttatagaccgattcggaccgcacttagcacaattgttaaaagtcataacagaacactatgtgcaaaatttcagccaaatcggataataattgaggcttccaggggctcacgaagtcaaatcgggagatcggtttatatgggagctatatcaggttatagacagattcggatttatatggtagctatatcaggttatataccgattcggaccgtacttggcacaattgttaaaattcataacaaaacactatctgcgaaatttcagccaaatcggatgaacattgaggcttcgaggggctcaagaagtcaaatcggggtatcggtttaaatgggaactACATcatgttcttaaccgatttgaaccgtacttagcacagctatatcaggttataaaccgatttgaaccgtacttgttgtagttgttggatgtcataacagaacactatgtgcaaaatttcagccaaatcggatgaaaactgcagcttcgaggggctcaagaaatcaaatcgggagatcggtttatatgggagctatatcagcttcatGACCGaatcagaccgtacttggcacaatttttgaaagtcataaaagaacatgatgtgcaaaatttcagccaaatcggacaaaaatgacgGCTTCCAGtgggtcaagaattcaaatcggtagatcgatttatatggggctatattcatatctgaaccgatatggcccatttgcaatccccaacgatccacatcaatataaagtatcagtgcaaaatttcaagcggctagctttacgcgttcgacctctatcgtgaattcgacaaacggacgtcggacatggctagttcgactcagaatgtcgagacgatcaagaacatatatactttatggggtcctagatcattatttcgaggtgttacaaacggaatgactagattagtatacccccatcctatggtggtgggtataaaaatttggtatcaaaatctgatGTGGAGGGCCTAGGAGGCCGAAAAGTCCACAGGAGAATTGGAACAAATTTTCACCTgtaattaggcagaaatttccaaattgagAGAACTCCGCTCCAACATTGCATTATCGGGCGCAGTAGAGAGAGAGCCAAACTCAtctcttataaataaaattccatttgtgtttgtttgtttgttggtttgtttgttccatatagactcaaaaacagcagaaccgattaccttgaaattttcacagtttgtgtgggttggtctggaaggaattataggctaaataattttttgatatcgggagggggtcggacccttccccttaccacaaaagtactacccaaaaataaaagtggaccgatagggacaatatgggattcaaatgataggtattcaagagtagagtacgaatttcataataaaagttgggtccaagtacctgggggggccgccccagtcttaaaaccccttaaaataggttcatttgatgatcatgacaatatgggactcaaatgaaaggtatgcgggagtagattgcgaatatggtcacgaagtgggtataggctttataatttgttgataacagaagggggcggaccctttcccctctaaaacatcacccaaaatcaaaagtgaaccgataaggccaatatgggtataaaatgaaaagtatgagggagtacataacgaatctgccatacaaattcatgccgaagtatagggggtcaccccacccccacaaaaacgcccaaaatgggcacataagccaatctttgatatatgggactcggtttgtttgttccgtattgactgaaaaacggcagaactgattttctcgaaattttcgcatattgtgtaagttggtctggaaggaaacataggctatataatttttcggcttcggaaggggaacggaccctcccccttatgccaaatacacaacccaaaatcaaaagtggaccgatcgggtcaatgtaggtatcaaatgaaaggtattggagagtagaataccaatagggtattaaaatttgagtctaagtaccaatCCGGCCGCCCCAacgccaaaactcccccaaacagacatattgggcgttcatttcaatatggggctcaaatgaaaggtattcgggagtacattACGAATCTAGAATACAAATTCCGATAAAAGTATAGAGGGCCATGCTACCCtttaaaaacgccattagacccattatgactatatgatacttggctgaaccgattttctttaagttttcatagattgtgtacatttgcctggaaggaagcatagatcatataatttttagatatcgggtggtgTCGGAGGGCCCCACGCCACCCtttaaaaacgccattagacccattttgactatataatacttgactgaacctattttcttaaaatttccatagattgtgtacatttGCCTGGAACgaagcataggctatataattttaagatatcgggtgggggcggaccctatcccttaccccaaaaaagccacccatatccaaaaatggtccgattggcacaataagggtatcaaatgaaaggtattggagaccagaaaacaaatAAGGTAGTAAAATGGGGGTCCAGGGGCCCCCCCCCACCCCAACCTCAAGATATaatcgaagttcatgtcaatatgggactcaaatgaaaagtattaggcagtagattacaaatatggcataaaacattaggtccaagtaatgggaggtcgcccacccccaactaacccccaaatgggcatattagtcgaccatggctatatgggactcaaatgaaaggttttttgggtgtagattacgaatatgacattaaaatttgggttcgagtctaggtggcgctttcctcccaaagatacatcaaatgggatatttgacccattatgagaataagggactcaaatgaaaggtatttgagattagaaagcgaatttgatatccaattttggagccaagtgttttgaggGAACGCCCTAAagtaccccctaaactgaatttcGTTTCCATAGGgaacaaagtgccggtggcctccccagccccaaaacaccctccaaacggttcatatttatcggttatggcaatatgggactcaagttaaaggaatttggaagtgcagcacgaatttgatatccatattagaGTCGAAATGACTGAGGTGCCATccttcccctaatgagaacattaccctaggaAGAACAATACcgccaggaaccgagaaggggcacattCTCATACTTCAATAGGTGCTCTCCGATTCGATTtgaattcaatgataaggaaactttttttatagccgagtccgaacggcgtcccgcagggcgacacgtctttggagaaaatattttaaatgaccatgcatggcattgtacctcgcaaatgtcgccaacattaagagaggataaacaccgctttgttcgatgttctcgccagtattcgaaggcgttcagcgtcataggccacaatggcacgaattcgatatccacattcagggcaaagtgcccccaccctaaaaagatatttggagagttaaagaaggcgcagctggGCGAGCCCGGTTCGGTTAGTATTTTAATGaaactcaatttatttttttaggttTTATTGATTTGTTGTTGAGATTTAGGCATTTGAATTTGTTGTTACAATGTCATGACTAATttagtttgaattttttttttgtctcattGGAAGAACCAGTTTGCGAAAtgtaattgttttttgtttgttggcaAATTTTAGATAATTGCAGCTAATTTTGTGGTTTGGGGTGTTTTTCAGGCCATTATTAAGTCTCATGGGCAGTTATTACGCCGAAATTATATTCAGTTCATAGAGTTATTTTGAAACAAACACTTGCAAGTTaaaccaaagaaatgaaaattttaaacaaacgaagtggaattttatttttgttaatgcAACTGATGCAGGTATTGGTACTGTCTAAGCCTCTGACCAATGAAATGGCCATTCGTCAAGCCAAGGCCAtggaaatgttaaaatttatgaatttatcCGCAGATCCTTGTGAGGATTTTTATGAGTTCACTTGTGGAAATTGGAATATCTACCATTCGGCTGCCTTGGAAGATGAAGTCAGCACGGGTCTGTTGGAAATGTTGCAAAAAGTTTTGGATGCCAATATTATGAGGCTTTTGCAGCAACCCCTTGCCCCAGATACGGCAATTGATAGGAAGGTTAAGGATTTCTATAAATCCTGTTTGAATTTACCCAGCCTAAAGGGGGAGTATGCCAATAGGCTCAAGGCCATAATAGCAGAATTTGGACAAATGCCTGCTTTGGTGGGCACCTCCAAATGGTCACAGGAAGAAAATTTTGATTGGCTACAAACCGTGGGCGAAATATCACATAAATATGGCATAGACATCATAACAGGAGCTGAAGTTGCTGTCGACCTGGCCGATAATTCTGTCAATCGTTTGTATATCAATCAACAGGAATTGGGCTTGGAAAGTAAATCCGTCTATTTGGATGCAGATAAGGACAAGGCAGTTCTATTAAGAGTTCTGCTACTATCGGTGGCCTCAAAACTTAATGAATTTCTGCAAATGGATTTGGAATGGGCCTTACAAACAGCCCAGGAGATAGTAGACTTTGAAACTTCCCTGGCCCAAGGCATAGATGATTTTGAATCAGTGgcagaatttcaagaaaatcttccTTTAACCACAATGAAGGAATTGCAGCAGCAATATGGCCTTGACATAGATTTCAAGAAATTGTTAAACCTTTCTATGGGATCTGTGCCCGATTTGAAGGTTTACTATAGCCCCAATTACATTGAAAATCTCATAAAAGTCCTAAAAGCCACTCCCAAAAGCAAAGTGGCCAATTATATTTTCTATCAATTggtggagaagtttttcatcAGCCTGCCCCAGACCAAAGAGGAACTTCACACCAACTGCCTGGCAAATATGAAGGGATATTTCTCCAAGATATTCGATAACATGGTATATCGCCACTATAGCAGCAAGCAGCTGGAGCAGGGCATAGGCAACATGTGGCTGGCAATAAAAtcagcttttaaaaaatctctgGAATCTGCAGAGCAATACCCTTGGATTAAAACCTCTACCCGAGAATATGCCATCAGAAAGCTGGAGGCCATGAATATGGAGAtagtttcaaatgaaaattacaatttCTCAGCAGCCTTTAGAGATCTCCAAGTGCACGAGCAGgactatttggaaaatttaaaatctttGCGCTCCCTGGGGGCCCAACAAAATCGTGAGGCCATCAATGATCCGCCTGAGCCCCTAGATTTGGGTGAACAACTTTCCACCTCGCCCGCtaatattttaatagaaaatgtaGTCAAGCTGCCGGTGGCCATGCTGCAACCGAATTATGTTTGGTCCACCTACTATGCCAAGGCCTTTAATTTTGGTGTTCTGGGAGCACTTTTGGCCCATGAGCTGATACATGGCTTTGATGATACTGGGCGCAATCATGATCTACAAGGCAATAGTCTAACCTGGTGGGATACAGAGTCTgcggaaaattttcaattgcgTTCCCAATGTTTCAACAGCCAATATCAGGAATTTGTGTTTCAGGGCAAACATTTACCTGATAT
This Stomoxys calcitrans chromosome 2, idStoCalc2.1, whole genome shotgun sequence DNA region includes the following protein-coding sequences:
- the LOC106096219 gene encoding neprilysin-1; translation: MVCPLRISMKNLAIIWRWTWFVQCSLILTVTLGSLIHVHNADFAAGIEQKDNLLEVKAQQMKSYLNESVEPCDNFYEYVCGNYNSFSGNYSSLAMPNLRELSTIYNTLLIEELKTEDAKHDNDVDRMVKTFYKSCVNLNATYSQCNRTRSEILEKYGKFPMQLEEGEWPEDQYEWSQHVAEIFYNTGVRLILGVGPMHDFTNNSRTIVGIYEPEFADSYIGVYDQEAYAAYRDEWEHGISLYLQSLLHLKDGSKVLAEVKDMMSFEIALGKGKVNKTLGMQNSDIFNLTSVKELQRKYSPQFDVRKFLKVALDYVPQQVYVNHKYLEHALETLRNTPKRVVANYVLFSYFSTLEMHLVSKQEDFESICLPKTHDKLYKQLDNLFYRKFITQDMIKDMEFLWHQLRAAFKEDFLSDRLSWLEDDTRLAALEKLQAMKFEILSHESDTLTQDYQYLKLSPNNFMENILALQAWTANLTRAYIHRTHLPDDDDGNAVSYVPSYSPKENVVKVPVSVLYQHHKYAPAYPKAVNFGTLGSFIGHEMVHGFDDAGRKFDALGNIRNWWRPKCLEEFENRTKCFMQQYHNFTLDDGVHHLPAIKLQAENIADNGGVRAAFTAYMKWYEQELSSNAQLVESEQLPGLNFTHAQLFFVSYGQIWCTDYVPPYEFLTQSLHAPAKFRVLGSLSNFEEFAKAFQCPVGSAMNPVDKCQIY
- the LOC106096222 gene encoding neprilysin-4; this translates as MKILNKRSGILFLLMQLMQVLVLSKPLTNEMAIRQAKAMEMLKFMNLSADPCEDFYEFTCGNWNIYHSAALEDEVSTGLLEMLQKVLDANIMRLLQQPLAPDTAIDRKVKDFYKSCLNLPSLKGEYANRLKAIIAEFGQMPALVGTSKWSQEENFDWLQTVGEISHKYGIDIITGAEVAVDLADNSVNRLYINQQELGLESKSVYLDADKDKAVLLRVLLLSVASKLNEFLQMDLEWALQTAQEIVDFETSLAQGIDDFESVAEFQENLPLTTMKELQQQYGLDIDFKKLLNLSMGSVPDLKVYYSPNYIENLIKVLKATPKSKVANYIFYQLVEKFFISLPQTKEELHTNCLANMKGYFSKIFDNMVYRHYSSKQLEQGIGNMWLAIKSAFKKSLESAEQYPWIKTSTREYAIRKLEAMNMEIVSNENYNFSAAFRDLQVHEQDYLENLKSLRSLGAQQNREAINDPPEPLDLGEQLSTSPANILIENVVKLPVAMLQPNYVWSTYYAKAFNFGVLGALLAHELIHGFDDTGRNHDLQGNSLTWWDTESAENFQLRSQCFNSQYQEFVFQGKHLPDMPAQGENIADNGGVRMAYAAYLKWYENAVKEDNNDVRETMPGLQFEDKKLFFISYGQLWCGDVNPLYRKFQESTDSHVPDRFRVIGPLSNFEEFSKVFNCPKGSGMNPAKKCKIY